From the genome of Luteibacter rhizovicinus DSM 16549:
GCATCGCTACACATCCGTCCGATATGGCCGTCGCCATGCGCGTGCTGGATGCCGTCGTTCACACCGTCATGCCGGACGGTAGCGAGCGCGCCCTTCCGCTCGCCGATGTCTACCGGTTGCCGGGCGATACCCCGCAGGTCGAAAACGCACTGGGCACGGGGGAACTGATCACCTACGTCACGCTGCCCCCGCCGCCGGACGGCCGGCAGATCTATCGCAAGGTGCGCGATCGCGCGTCTTACGCCTTCGCCCTGGTTTCCGTTGCCGCCATCGTGCAGGTGAACGGCGACGGTGTCGCATCCGCGCGGATCGCTTTCGGCGGCGTGGCTCCCATGCCGTGGCGCGATGACGCCCTGGAAGCGGCGCTGCAGGGAACACCAGGCGACGAGTCGTCATTGCGTGCCATCGCGAACACCGCCCTTGCGGGTGCGCGTGGTCATGGGCACAACGACTTCAAGATCAGGTTGGCTCGACGCACGTTGGGCGCGGTCCTGGTCGAAGCGAGCGGGAGGACGACAGCATGACCATTCGCATGGATACGGTCGTGGGACACACGCCGCTCGACGATTTGCCGGACGGATTCACCGGAAAGCCGATCGATCGCGTGGATGGGCCGCTGAAGGTCCAGGGCAAGGTCGCCTATGCCGCGGAACATGGCGGGGTCGGCAACGTGGCATACGCGTTCCCCGTGCTGGCGACCATCGCCCCGGGTCGGATCCTGCGCATCGACGACACGGCCGCGCGGCACGCTCCCGGTGTGATCGACGTCCTGACTGCGAAAAATGCGCCAAAGCAGGACACGTCATCCGATGACGCGATCCCGCAACTC
Proteins encoded in this window:
- a CDS encoding FAD binding domain-containing protein; its protein translation is MKTFTYERATSPADATQAAVAHRRTRFIAGGTNLLDLMKLDIETPEHLVDINRLGLDAIEDSADGGLRIGAMVRNSDLAADPRVRERYPVLSRALLAGASGQLRNKATTGGNLLQRTRCYYFYDTAMPCNKRHPGSGCAAIEGFNRMHAVIGGSEACIATHPSDMAVAMRVLDAVVHTVMPDGSERALPLADVYRLPGDTPQVENALGTGELITYVTLPPPPDGRQIYRKVRDRASYAFALVSVAAIVQVNGDGVASARIAFGGVAPMPWRDDALEAALQGTPGDESSLRAIANTALAGARGHGHNDFKIRLARRTLGAVLVEASGRTTA